aaccaatggagtcaaaacaaggatcggaaagagcagagccaaactcaataggaagcaaaatatgggaatattcaaaaataatgttgacacaagaaataaattagaaaacatttattcgattggagtttctcacattatacactaacagttccgtgtgttcttgatttattaattatcaaccataatatttcatatcgcaaaaagaaaatttgacgttttaggttgacgaacatttttccttacaacttccagacctatttttgataaactgatttgccttatttatattattcactaccTATGCGAaagtttgttacatttgtcccgctcTTCGTAACATCAAACCCCGGCTGGTTCGTTATTACctcacagctatcaaagggcactcgtatatataacctacattattacacatgatatataatcacgcaactgatgatatatttacactgcacaatattccgcgcactctggtttaattcaaagattatctcagttgacacttatttccaatcgaacgaaataatgaaatcttgaaaagtttcgttgacatatgcatcgcacatttttttatattttttattttcacacacagatcacagtctatatttacgcggccgcttttataccggtttagtattccacaagttttaacaaaataaatatcaatatgcacttcgttagatgacgcgaaaattattttatattttcccgcacgcacttcataacatcataaccccaaacgtcaacatgacgtgaaacttcggctggtgactttcgagtgctTTCGAGCGCTCGAGggctccttagctttccgccaaacttcattgctcattttttgaatgtcattggcccaaaaattctctcacccgtcattggttgcaacaaaatttctctcaccagggattggtgatcatggggggtaagaggcctatgtttgtagcggttggagtacgcgtatacagatacgtaaaatcctgaatgggttagtaacttttgcataatcttaagcccgtgcaaagttttttctcagaaattacgacaccgagcatgctgattttggactcattcgacagagaacttcttaattagctaaaagttcaattttcaaagccgtacattaCTCATGAGCcttgcaattaaagaaaatcacatgccaattatacccccaccaccgcgaatcgttttattcagagaaaatatagtctcggcgagagcctcaggccagcagacgacagggctgtcaatgtatttgtcccaagactctaccgagtctcttgatcccGGCCTACAACCCGccttcgaccgtgctctttggttccccaTTGACAAAACAAACTAGAgtacaagagaaaaaatcgccaaagtccaagaatagacctgtgacgaaatatttccagtacaattttgacgaaaaataggtcttttttcgtggaaaccaacgttataagctgaaaatcataccCCGGCCTCCAAGCCGCttgcgaccgtgctcttgggttcctaattgacaaaatatattaaagtacaagaaaaaaaattgccaaagtccaagaacagacctgtgacgaaatattttccgtacaattttgacgaaaaataggagtAGATATACAACACCGGTTCTGGACCACTCTTTCTCTACTGCGCAGGTTCTACTGCGCATGTTCTAGAAGGTTCCATGAGTGGGAGGGGCGTACTGCGCATGTTCCAGAAGGTTccacggggggggggggggggtactGCGCATGTTCTAGAAGGTTccatgggggggggggggggggactgCGCATGTTCTAGAAGGTTCCATGGGTGGGGGGGATCGGTAACGTCATAACTGCGTAGTGACCTTGTTGGCGTCGGGGAATTACGGTGACGTCATAACTGCACAGTGACTTTATTTGCGTCCGGAATTACGGTGACGTCATAACTGCGCAGTGACCTTGGGTGTTTTTTGCGTCATAGGAGAATTGAGGAGGGGTCATCACTGCGCTGTGACCTTGGgtgtacagaaaaatgatgCGTCTGGAAGCGCAGTGAGGGCCTTGGCAGCGAAGAAGTGGGGGTATTTCTAGGGCAAGATATAAAAGATTGGAactaagcatagcaaattttatttttcaagttgaTCTCAAGATGGACAGATGTGCGTATACAATCGATCCATTGAAACCACCTTCGATGTTGACTAAAAATTATCTCAAATCGATTCCCAAGgttctgctcataaaatattatagcaGATTCATTCCTTcgttatgggatcgattacctgaacatttgcaGAGTGAAAGTGAGGTTcagtcgtatcaatattgtcatgatcattttaatccactATGGGTGCGGTCTCATATTGATGATCTGGGACCAATACGTCGAgactgtgaaaaatgttggatcatgGAGCAGCTAGTGAATActtatgcaatttattgtacAAGAAATCTTACTGAAATGACGGCAGAAGAACTCTTGATCATATCAacgttcaaaaaatatttcagttaCTTTACAGATATTTTTGTGGGAGCGTTTACAACATTATTACAAATCtgacgttgaaattcaatcatttCGTCGATGTTATCATCATTGGAATACATCTTCGATGGGAGAGCACATTGATGCTCCAGCAcctttacgaaaaaattgtaaaaaatgtcaAGAGAGTGAAATTCACTCATGAACCTGTCCCTGGACGTGCGCGTTGTAAACGAGGCCGCTTCGAGAATTCTCTGTTTTTCCAGAAatgtttatgataattattggaAGGCGACTGCTGCGCAGTTTTGGTAGTTTCAAATTACTTTTTTGGTGGGGGTAATCCCTATAAAACAAATGGTTTTCAAGCTATTACGGCTCATTACGTTACACGATGGACGACTTGACACCAGATGAGATTAAGCACTTGTGCTGTCTTCCCCCATATTTCTGTGACTACGATGATGCTGTGGTCAAGTATTTCGGTGATAATCCACCGGAAAAAGTATACGAGTTTCTACGGGATCTATCGCAGTTCCAAGCAAATTTGGAACAAGTGAAAAGTGAACGGAAAAAGAGTGAACAAAAATGTGCGCGCTGCGGTTATACTCAGGGATCATTCGAGACTATCGAGAGCCACATTCAAAGTTTACATCGTCaagttgaagaaataaaaatgaaattgaatgagcTGAACGtagacgatgacgacgacgatgatgatgaaggAATTAACCTTGACGAAAGAATCAGCAACGTGATTAATCTTTTTCTAACATTGAAGAAGCGTCTGGAGAATATGAAGGAATTTATAGAAATCATACGAGTATAATatgtagaaaatttttattatttttacaaacgtATGTAAatgtttaataaaaaaaaaaaaaaaaaaaatacatgtttccttttttccctcttacatcagtttttttacatttccgCTAATTGGGTTGTATTCAACGATCCGATCGTGTAGAATCAGACAGTACGCGGATGTTTGTGGTGGGAACGGAGTTCCCGATTCAAATTCCAAACGTATATCCACTGGTCCTGATTTCAGGAACTCGTTTTGTTTCGAACAATCGATAACAATGAGAGGGCCTTTTTCTACAAAATCAGCTTTACTCAACAAAGGTTCTGACTCTTTGCCGTAGTAAGACGCTTGGAAATTCGCATACATATCGTATAGCAGAGCGTACTGATTGTGACTAATATCGAGATTCAAATTtccataaggataacattgcAAGTTTAGAAACAGTTTAACATCGCGAATATCGCAATGAttaaaattactcgcattttttatcgcgttattttttctcgcaGTTTGAAATCCAAGAATCACGTATCGCGGTTTTTCGAGCTGCGTCGATGTTTTTACGacccacacgtgtttcgaggTGACTGGGAGTAACGGATACTcgtacaattcccacgtacgaaaactcatggCGATGGATGGATCTTTGGCGATGTAGTTGAGCAATTGAACTTTTCGTTGATCCGATACTCTGATATGCGGAATCATCCATTCAATTTTGagcaatgaaattttgaattgttcAGCAACAGCTTCGCCCGGtgtttgcaaaacagcattcATATCGCTATTCGATCTCGTGAGAATCAGCTCTTGCTTGGCATTGATGACAATTCGATGATAATCCTCAGCGAATCCGAGAAGAAGACTTAGGGGTATTGAAAGGTCAAAATTTCCATTGTCATCCGTCAATGATGGTGCGTCATCCTCGCGCCAGCCAGCATTTTCCATCGCTTTTCTAGGATTTTGCGATacgtaatttttcatgagtGTCGTGAGACCAACATTTTTGCTACGATCGATCTCGATAGCGTTCAACTCATAACGCATTTCCTCAAACAGATGACAGATGGCATTATTGGCGAGTCGTGTATGTTGAACCGCAGTTCCATctgttttcgttaattttccaTGTACGTGCAAAGAGCTTTTACTCGGAAGCAAGCACAGATCTTGATGTTGAACGGAAATGCGGATTTCATCGTTGTTGTTGAAGGTTGCTGACGCGAACGGTTGATGCGCATGAATTTCGTAGTGGGCGATGACCTCATCGAAGATAACGGGTTTTTGTATGACTAGGATTTCTTCCATGGTGGTGTAATGCATGCAATTACAATACAGcaaattttccactttttctttttagttTTAATCCCAAATTCTTTAGGAACTGAATGTTTTGACGTGTTAGCTCCTTGAGAGGTGCTCGACGATTGATGGGTTTTGCACATATCGATTCGTTTTTATAGCCCAATCCAACTTTAGTATTAAATACAATACCCATTATGTTGTTTTAATGTGTAATCTTATTGTTATAATTTCACCACGAAAATTCACCGGGTTTCCGTCTTGATCTACAAGTCTGAGCTGAAGATGATCTATTGACTGTACGGCGAtcggtagataaatgacgtgCGATGGTATTTCTATGATCTTATATCCTGGCGGAACaacgggaaaaaattcatggatcGTTGGTGCACTCGTTGGTCATTGATGTAAGCACTTGTGGTGATGTTGCACTCGACTCGTAGAGAATTGATTTTAAGAATGGCTACAGGTAATTCGGACTTGTGTACGACATTGGCTTCGAGTTTGCGTGCCACGAATCCCAACAGTCGACCGATCGAGTCATCGggttcgaaatttatttgctGATTACACTTGATCTCGCTGCATAGAGTATTGTTGTTTGGCCTGAGGTTTATGAAGATGTTTTTGTCAGAGAGTGCACTCTGTAAATAACGCTCGATATCCGCAATTTCGTAGCTCCCAGTAGGTATAGTCACAACTTCTTGTCccacataaaatttattcttgcCCACGTCGATATTCGGTATGGAATTGAAGGTGAGCAATTCGACGAGTCCGAGGGTATAATTTTTGAACGGTGACAGTTCTATAGGTGGGAAGTAGTAAGCATCCAATACGGAGCTCGTTCCCGAAAGCGTCAGCGTGAAAGAATTATTCATGGTAGTTGTCGTTCAACCGATGATTTGCCACTAaaaatcattctttttatataaaaaattcaagcatAAATGACCACACACGACAGTATCGTAGTTCTGATATCGTTCATGATTGTATGTGATAGTGCTACCAACaccaaaatatttcttcaaatcTTGAGGTGGTTGGAGATTGCCAAAACTGTCAAAATACATGACTTTGTCGTTGGTTTTCCGGTATGCGACCCAATGTGTGCCAGGCCCATCCTTGTCATCCAAATTTACAATAGCCGATTCGTATTTTCGAGGACCGTTCTTGGGTAAGTTGTTTCTCATGAAAACTCCGCGAAAATGAGGAATTTTCATAGCTCGAGCATACTTTATCAGATCGAAGTCGGTGAGTGCTCGGTGTGGTAGCTTTATGCGTTTTTTGTTAGATACAGTCCCATGCCTTTTTTGTAGGGTTTCAGGTATAGTCCTTTACCCATCGCGATAGCTTCCATCGTTTCATTGTGGCGTttacttttttccaattgacGCTTGGCAGCGCTAGCATCGTTCACAGCTTTCGCTATTCCTgtgttacgtcccaggagggaggattagttgggggcgcacagtcgccgatttagagaagcagagtgtacgttgagtacaTCTGCCAGTGAGTTTTCTTTGGGACgtgtgcgaggcccgagaacatatactatattttcaggtatacgtgacctttttattgaggttgtgcccgcgaattggaaggattttccaattgttgagcggtgtcgaaggcttcaCGAAATAAATGtatgcgatgatattttgttcactacaaaatatattgatgaatttattgattgactattacacttatttacactttgaaattgaaatgtttttactATGTACTTTTGAGTTAGCGATTATGACAGAGTTCTCCTAAGTGATTTGGATTAGAGagggagagttctccgatctTAATTGTTTCGAGGTTCGCTGCTAACTGCCTAACAACTAAaattcttagcctagttagagttcgagaggaggatgtgttctttgggggtaggatgctgtagagggggtttgttctctgtggttttttagtttggattgggtaaaaagtatcgtctgatttgatgattggatttgaatatgggggagacttttccggagatatgattggaggaaaagtcgctcgagatttcttagaattagggaaagtgtgttgagcggagttctgagatgtgcacgtgttgcacttaAGAcaagagcatctgttttcgggactcgtgggaaacgcgagtttcggaacgcgtctctggaattttgtgtggatttaggaaatgctgaattgataataaattcaaggataggaaatcggtcttggagtgtttatttctggttttccgtgctcgtcttgtaggattatttatggcgccggaacgtcggggagagtctagggcgcgcgttgtgagtgtttaaagaatggacagttgaggaaaaaaatatgtgcgagcgccgagtgtctcgcaggatgtatttgttatgggtggtctggatacgctctgtgtttaaATATATTCCTAGATAAgtactatgtatcgacaaatgatgataaaggttagaaatatacttgtgatagcgtt
The window above is part of the Venturia canescens isolate UGA chromosome 5, ASM1945775v1, whole genome shotgun sequence genome. Proteins encoded here:
- the LOC122411322 gene encoding uncharacterized protein → MEEILVIQKPVIFDEVIAHYEIHAHQPFASATFNNNDEIRISVQHQDLCLLPSKSSLHVHGKLTKTDGTAVQHTRLANNAICHLFEEMRYELNAIEIDRSKNVGLTTLMKNYVSQNPRKAMENAGWREDDAPSLTDDNGNFDLSIPLSLLLGFAEDYHRIVINAKQELILTRSNSDMNAVLQTPGEAVAEQFKISLLKIEWMIPHIRVSDQRKVQLLNYIAKDPSIAMSFRTWELYEYPLLPVTSKHVWVVKTSTQLEKPRYVILGFQTARKNNAIKNASNFNHCDIRDVKLFLNLQCYPYGNLNLDISHNQYALLYDMYANFQASYYGKESEPLLSKADFVEKGPLIVIDCSKQNEFLKSGPVDIRLEFESGTPFPPQTSAYCLILHDRIVEYNPISGNVKKLM